The sequence below is a genomic window from Anaerobacillus alkaliphilus.
TTATCAACATCACAAGCAACCAAGGAACCATCTCTTAGGACATTTTTATCTTGAATGCTATTTTGTTCAAACAACTTTTTCGTTAGAGGGAAGAGTTCCCCCATTTCCCGATTCCATAGCCGCACGATGTGTTCTAGATCGTCTTTCTCCATTAGTCTATATTCCATTTAAACCTCCTTACTATAGAAATAAAGAAGCAGCTAAATTGCTACTTCTCTTTTGAAGGGAAAACGAGCTTCCCCATAATAGCTTGTTTTTTTGCCCCAGTTGCTGAGGGAAGATTATTGGCATTGCCATGTAAAAACTCATTTCCTAAAATAGCAAAAGCAATTGCCTCTTTTGCATCACTGGAAAAATTCCAATCTTCCATCTTCCCTACTTTTTTATCAGTTAACGCTTGTAGGTATGCTAGTAGTGTATCGTTATAGGTACCACCACCACCAACGAGAATTTCTTCCGTTTCATATCTTCCGTCTACAAAGCGTTTGATATTTATCGCGATCGAATGAGCCGTAAAGGCTGTAACTGTTGCGACAATATCCTTAAACTCCATATTTCGAGCTTGCCCTTGTTCCCAAAGATGTCGAGCAAATTCTTGGCTGTAAAGTTCTCTTCCAGTACTCTTTGGTGGTTGTTGATAGACAAACGGATCATGGTTGATGATTTCTTCGAGCCAAGAATTACAAACCGTACCGCTCCTAGCAATTTCCCCATTAGGATCAAAGGAGAGTTCACCTTTTGAACCGATGATAACAATTGAGTCGATTAGAACGTTCCCAGGGCCGGTGTCAAAAGCAATCACCTCATTTGACTTGCCGTCAGCTTTTAAGACTGAAATATTACTAATCCCACCGATGTTTAGAAGAATACGTCCTTTGTGCTTGTGCTTAAATAGCAAGTAATCAACAAAAGGAACCAACGGAGCACCTTGCCCCCCAGCAGCCATATCACTAGGGCGAAAATCCCCAACCGTTAAGATGCCGGATTCTTCTGCAATCACTGCTAGTTCACCAATTTGTAGAGTTGCGTACTGTTCTGGCATATGAAAAATTGTCTGACCATGAGAGCTAATAAAATCAATATCTGAAGTTACTAGACCAGCCTTATGAATGACAGTTAAAGCAGCTTGAGCAAACTTTTTTCCTAGCTCAACATTTGCCAAACAAATGGTTTCAACACTAGATGTCTCTGGACTGCATAACGATAAAAACCGAGCTCGTTCAAGATCACTATAGGGCAATGTTTCAAATTCCAGGAGTTGAACTTCTGTATTTTCACCAGAATAAGAGATCTCAACTAGTGCAGCATCAATACCATCAAGTGATGTTCCAGACATTAGACCTACAGCATACTTCTTTTCCTTTTGAACAATTTGCTGTAACTGTTGTATCATGAACTCAATACCTCCCTGCCCGTTGCTGTTTATACTCATTACCTTGGATAAACTTAATTGCTTCCCTTGTTTGATCAAGGCGTTTAATACTTTCGTCGTATTGAAATGTCGCTACACACATCAATAAGATATCTATGATATGTAGCTGCGCTAACCTTGATGATGTTGCACCGCTTCGAAAAATTGACTCTTTTGATGCTGAAGAGCATAAATTTATACCAGCCTGCGAAGAAACAGGTGACTGACCGTACCTAGTTAAACTTATCGTTTTCGCTCTGTTTCGGTTAGCCAATTCTAATACATTGACAACCTCTTTCGTTTGCCCCGAAAAAGAGATCCCAAAAACCACATCATCCTCAGTAACATTAGCCGCAACCATCGCTGCCATATGAACGTCAGAAAACGTCGTGACATTTTTGTTTAATCTCATAAATTTTTGTTGAGCATCTTGTGCAATAATTGCTGATGAACCAACGCCAAAAAAGTGAATTGTACGTGCCTCGTACAAAGCTTTCGTAGCTCTATGAACTTCCTGTAAATTGAGAATGTCTGCTGTTTCCCTGAGTGCTTGAATGCTGTTAGAAGTCATCTTTTTCAAAATCGTTTCTAGCGACTCATTAGGAGAAATATCCCGATACCCAGTATCTTCATGTTTTTGCAAATCGCCAGCTACTCTAAGTTTTAATTCCTGAAACCCTTTTAGGCCTAACGATTTACATAACCGAATGACTGCAGCCCCGCTTGTTTGACTTTTTTCTGCTAACTGTTGTGTCGTACAAGATATGGCTATTTCGGGATGCTCGATCATGAAGTCGGCAATTTTCTTTTCTGATGTTGGCAAATTTGTTCGCATTTCCCTTAACATGACTAGTCCGCCAGTTAATGATCCTATTGTTTTCGGGTTATTTTTCATTCTCCTCCACCATACTTTTCTGGGTTAACGTTTTGAGTCATTAGGGATTGTGACAGGTAACGTCCCTGTTACTTGTTCAAGACCATAGATTGCTTTGGCAGCCATTCGTAAAGAAGCTGTTGTAAACTCATACGTTGCAATATAAGCTGAAACATCAGGTAGCGATACTAAATCATAGGGACTTCGCATAGCGACGACAACGATTTTTTTCCGCAAGTGAGACAATTTTTCGATAAGCTGTATTTGGTCAGGGCTGTTAGTGGCAGTTAATGTGCCTACAATGATAGTCTCGAAACCCTTTGCCTTTTCAACGAGTTGATCAATCTGATCTACTGAAGCTGGGATTGTTAACATTTCAGTCACTGCTTTTGGGTCAATTTCTTGTATAACACTGCCTAATGCATTGGTAGAATAACGTCGGTCCTCGACCTGCATTATATAAGCATTTTCTGGATAAACAACAAATACACTTTGCTCGGATTTGTCCAAAGGGAGAACACCTTCATTTTTTACAATCGTTACACCTTGGCGGAATACTTCTTCTGCCTGAAGTTGATGTTCCTCACAACCAACGATTGGTGACACGTGAATTGAATCTATGCTAGAGTCGATATCATCCCAAGACAAATACTTATCTTTCAACTTACTAACTCTAGTTACGGCTGCTTCTAGTGTTTCAAGACTAATGCCACCATTCTGTACTTCTTTAACTAATTCTTCAATCGCTTCTCGTTGTAAATGATGCAAATGAGAAATCATAACTAGATCAACCCCAGCTTTAATAGCTTGAACTGCCCCCGTAGCTGTTCCAATCGTATTAGCAATTGCATTCATCTCCATGCAATCCGTTGTTACAACACCATCAAAGCCAAGTTGTTCACGTAATAAACCTGTGATAACAGCCTTAGAAAGTGTCCCTGGAACTCCGGGATCTTTTTCAATAGCTGGAAAATAAACATGTGCAGACATAACAGTATCCGCACCTTCCTCAATACATCGTTGAAAAGGTTTAATTTCAACGTTCATCAACCGTTCCATATCATGTGAAATGACAGGCAGTTCTAAGTGGGAGTCTAAAGCTGTATCTCCATGCCCTGGAAAATGCTTTAATGTTGTCACTACACCTGCTGCTTGCATGCCTTTCATTGCTTGCATCGAAAATTCACTAACAACCGTTGGATCTTCACCATACGAACGGACGCCAATCACCGGATTGCGAGGGTTATTATTCACATCGACCGTTGGTGCCAAATTCCAGTTTATCCCTAATTCTTTTAGCTCTTTTCCAGTAGCCAAACCAATATTGTAAGCATTTTCCGGATTTTGTGTGGCACCTAAAAGCATCGCACCAGGAAATACCGTTGTACCTTCACCTAACCGTCTCACAACACCATTTTCTTGATCAATACAGATTAGTAATGGTCGTTCGTGTCCTGAAGCCTTAGCTTCAAGCTGTAACTCAGTTGTTAACTTTTTTATTTCTTCAGGTGTACCAATGTTACGCCCAAATAGGATAATGTTGCCAACATGGTGCTCTCGAATTAGTGTTTTCATCTCTTCGGAAGCTGTGATCCCTTTAAAGCCGAACACCATTAATTGACCAATTTTTTTACGTATTAGTTTTTCATCCATTATTCTTTTACTCCTCCTAGCGTTAAACCTTTAATAAAGTAACGTTGGAACATTAAGAAGAAGATGATCATCGGAACCGCTGCTACTGTTGCCCCTGCCATTAGTAGTTTAAAGTTTGCTAGGTTAGCATCTTGCAATGTCTTTAAGCCCGCTGGAAGTGTATAAAGTGAGGCATCACGTAAAACGATAATTGGCCATAAAAACGAATTCCACATTAAGACAAATGTAAAGATGCCTAGTACTGCCATAGCCGGCTTCGCTAACGGTACAATAATTGACCAGAAGACTTTCCATTCAGAGGCACCGTCAATTTTAGCTGCCTCAATTAGTTCATCTGGAATTGACATTAAAAACTGCCTCATCAAGAACACACCAAAGGCTAGAGCTAAGTTCGGTAAAATTAATGCCCAGTGCGAGTCAAAGATTTGAAGTTTTTGAACAATGATAAATGTAGGTACAAGGGTTACTTGCTCTGGTATCATCATTGTTGAAATAATAATCCAAAAAATAAGGTTACGCCCCGGAAATTTCTTCTTCGCTAATACATAACCAGCCATCGTATCAAACAAGACAATGAGCAATGTTGTGACAACGGCTATATAAAGACTATTCCAAAGCCAGCGCATGATCTGGGTTCGCTCAAATAAAAACACAAAACTTGAGAATGATTTTTCTTTCACTTCGGCCATTTTTTCTTGGTGATATTGTGCTTGTTCAACATTACCTTCCCGCTCAGCTGTACGCTTTTTTTGCCATTGAGAATAGTACTCTGTAATCCCTACTGGATAGAGCTTTGGTGGAGCAGATTCCACATAAGATATCGGTCGATCCATTTCTTCGTTTTGAT
It includes:
- a CDS encoding anhydro-N-acetylmuramic acid kinase encodes the protein MIQQLQQIVQKEKKYAVGLMSGTSLDGIDAALVEISYSGENTEVQLLEFETLPYSDLERARFLSLCSPETSSVETICLANVELGKKFAQAALTVIHKAGLVTSDIDFISSHGQTIFHMPEQYATLQIGELAVIAEESGILTVGDFRPSDMAAGGQGAPLVPFVDYLLFKHKHKGRILLNIGGISNISVLKADGKSNEVIAFDTGPGNVLIDSIVIIGSKGELSFDPNGEIARSGTVCNSWLEEIINHDPFVYQQPPKSTGRELYSQEFARHLWEQGQARNMEFKDIVATVTAFTAHSIAINIKRFVDGRYETEEILVGGGGTYNDTLLAYLQALTDKKVGKMEDWNFSSDAKEAIAFAILGNEFLHGNANNLPSATGAKKQAIMGKLVFPSKEK
- a CDS encoding MurR/RpiR family transcriptional regulator, with protein sequence MKNNPKTIGSLTGGLVMLREMRTNLPTSEKKIADFMIEHPEIAISCTTQQLAEKSQTSGAAVIRLCKSLGLKGFQELKLRVAGDLQKHEDTGYRDISPNESLETILKKMTSNSIQALRETADILNLQEVHRATKALYEARTIHFFGVGSSAIIAQDAQQKFMRLNKNVTTFSDVHMAAMVAANVTEDDVVFGISFSGQTKEVVNVLELANRNRAKTISLTRYGQSPVSSQAGINLCSSASKESIFRSGATSSRLAQLHIIDILLMCVATFQYDESIKRLDQTREAIKFIQGNEYKQQRAGRY
- the nagZ gene encoding beta-N-acetylhexosaminidase → MDEKLIRKKIGQLMVFGFKGITASEEMKTLIREHHVGNIILFGRNIGTPEEIKKLTTELQLEAKASGHERPLLICIDQENGVVRRLGEGTTVFPGAMLLGATQNPENAYNIGLATGKELKELGINWNLAPTVDVNNNPRNPVIGVRSYGEDPTVVSEFSMQAMKGMQAAGVVTTLKHFPGHGDTALDSHLELPVISHDMERLMNVEIKPFQRCIEEGADTVMSAHVYFPAIEKDPGVPGTLSKAVITGLLREQLGFDGVVTTDCMEMNAIANTIGTATGAVQAIKAGVDLVMISHLHHLQREAIEELVKEVQNGGISLETLEAAVTRVSKLKDKYLSWDDIDSSIDSIHVSPIVGCEEHQLQAEEVFRQGVTIVKNEGVLPLDKSEQSVFVVYPENAYIMQVEDRRYSTNALGSVIQEIDPKAVTEMLTIPASVDQIDQLVEKAKGFETIIVGTLTATNSPDQIQLIEKLSHLRKKIVVVAMRSPYDLVSLPDVSAYIATYEFTTASLRMAAKAIYGLEQVTGTLPVTIPNDSKR
- a CDS encoding carbohydrate ABC transporter permease — encoded protein: MNTKNIYKKTGRLVIYLLLLFMALASLLPLYWVFSTALQLPGYQNEEMDRPISYVESAPPKLYPVGITEYYSQWQKKRTAEREGNVEQAQYHQEKMAEVKEKSFSSFVFLFERTQIMRWLWNSLYIAVVTTLLIVLFDTMAGYVLAKKKFPGRNLIFWIIISTMMIPEQVTLVPTFIIVQKLQIFDSHWALILPNLALAFGVFLMRQFLMSIPDELIEAAKIDGASEWKVFWSIIVPLAKPAMAVLGIFTFVLMWNSFLWPIIVLRDASLYTLPAGLKTLQDANLANFKLLMAGATVAAVPMIIFFLMFQRYFIKGLTLGGVKE